In one window of Candidatus Scalindua sp. DNA:
- a CDS encoding ABC transporter ATP-binding protein: MNEQYKNVTVEQLSYSYTETPFIHDLSFDFKAGELFNVVGPNGAGKSTLLYLLGGIIKPQAGQVLLGGIPLSSFKRQALARIMTIIPAESNIAFDFTVYDIVSMGRYPYHSPLDSLTVNDREIIREVIERTGLTKYTDKIFNRLSSGERQRVLIARALAQKTSILLMDEPTVHLDIHYQLDIYRLAQSLAHDKNLSVFMISHDLNYASIYSDRIMLMNEGRIVKTGTPDDIFQPELLSDVYGTALSVYPHPETGQPTIWPRVISGSIINKMTTPGELL, from the coding sequence ATGAACGAACAATATAAAAACGTAACGGTTGAGCAGCTTTCTTATTCGTATACAGAAACTCCCTTTATTCATGATCTGTCTTTTGACTTTAAGGCAGGAGAATTGTTCAATGTTGTCGGTCCTAACGGAGCCGGTAAATCCACACTGTTATATCTGCTTGGCGGGATTATCAAACCACAGGCTGGACAGGTTTTACTGGGTGGCATACCGTTATCCTCTTTTAAACGTCAGGCACTTGCCAGAATAATGACTATCATTCCGGCTGAGTCAAATATTGCATTTGACTTCACTGTGTATGATATCGTATCCATGGGGCGTTATCCTTATCATAGTCCACTCGATTCTCTAACCGTTAACGACCGTGAAATAATAAGGGAAGTTATCGAAAGGACCGGATTAACGAAATATACAGATAAGATTTTTAACCGGCTTTCAAGCGGTGAAAGACAGCGGGTCTTAATTGCCCGGGCTTTGGCACAGAAAACATCTATTTTATTGATGGACGAACCGACTGTCCACCTGGACATTCATTATCAATTGGATATTTACCGGCTCGCACAATCCCTTGCACATGATAAGAATCTATCTGTTTTCATGATCTCGCATGATTTAAATTATGCATCGATATATAGTGACCGTATTATGTTAATGAATGAAGGACGTATCGTCAAAACCGGCACTCCTGATGATATTTTCCAGCCGGAACTGCTCAGTGATGTTTACGGTACCGCATTGTCTGTTTATCCCCACCCTGAAACAGGCCAGCCTACTATCTGGCCCCGGGTAATAAGCGGCAGTATCATAAACAAGATGACAACCCCCGGTGAACTTTTGTGA
- a CDS encoding iron ABC transporter permease, with translation MKNRKILLFTIPFCWIFIFLLCWKSGTVIITWAQLKNTLFGAAPAEQTNIILLKVRLPRLLLAALTGAALSLTGAVFQALLRNPLADPYILGISGGSALGAVIAMGFGLHLMIIGFQIVPIFSICGALLTILFVYNFSRIGNYLPTQTMLLAGISLQAMLSALILFLQTLMDPLQLMQVFTWLMGNIPTPEYGNLLWIFLYSVLAIGVILPQARNLNALTLGELDAKIVGIDAERLKKTLFFACSLLTGSIVALTGLIGFVGIIIPHLLRLLVGPDHRRLLPACVVAGSIFMVVADTLARSLLSPTEIPVGVITALVGGPFFLFLLWKNKRKGMR, from the coding sequence ATGAAAAACCGTAAAATATTGTTGTTCACGATTCCGTTTTGCTGGATCTTTATTTTTTTACTCTGTTGGAAATCCGGCACGGTAATAATTACCTGGGCACAACTGAAAAACACGCTCTTTGGAGCGGCGCCTGCTGAACAGACTAACATTATATTATTGAAGGTGCGGTTGCCCAGACTGCTTCTGGCTGCACTTACCGGCGCTGCTCTGTCTTTAACCGGAGCCGTTTTTCAGGCATTACTGCGAAACCCGCTTGCTGATCCCTATATCCTCGGGATTTCCGGCGGCTCGGCACTGGGTGCGGTGATCGCCATGGGCTTTGGTTTACATTTGATGATTATCGGTTTTCAAATTGTCCCGATTTTTTCCATATGCGGTGCACTTTTAACCATACTGTTTGTATATAATTTTTCCCGAATCGGCAATTATTTACCGACGCAGACGATGCTGCTGGCCGGTATTTCATTACAGGCGATGCTCTCCGCATTAATTTTGTTTCTGCAAACACTGATGGACCCCTTACAATTGATGCAGGTTTTTACCTGGTTAATGGGAAACATACCAACTCCGGAATACGGAAATTTATTATGGATTTTTCTCTATTCTGTTCTGGCAATCGGAGTGATCCTCCCGCAGGCTCGGAATCTCAACGCACTTACTCTGGGAGAACTGGATGCCAAAATTGTTGGTATTGATGCGGAACGATTAAAAAAGACTCTTTTTTTCGCCTGCTCGCTTTTAACCGGAAGCATAGTCGCTTTAACCGGGCTAATCGGATTTGTAGGGATCATCATCCCACATTTATTACGATTGTTAGTTGGGCCTGATCACAGGCGTTTATTGCCCGCCTGTGTTGTTGCCGGCAGTATTTTTATGGTTGTTGCCGATACCCTGGCACGTTCACTGCTTTCACCAACTGAAATTCCTGTTGGTGTTATCACCGCTCTTGTCGGTGGGCCGTTTTTTTTGTTTTTACTATGGAAAAATAAGCGTAAGGGAATGCGATGA
- a CDS encoding cobyrinate a,c-diamide synthase, protein MSIPRIMIGGTHSGVGKTSVTLAIMAGLIRAGLRVGAYKVGPDYIDPSYHTVATNRVSHNLDDWMMGKDACQWLFEKTSQDCNIAVIEGVMGLFDGVSPTTDEGSSAAIAKLLKTPVILVVDAGKMARSIAAMIKGYQTLDPDIHICGVILNKVAGESHLALLTEAVEAYNHIPVLGALFKNEDIMIPERHLGLKTASENEELHDCLTRLEGCCQNIDLDQIMIHAKTAQKESLSVKPFNIIPEATLPQEPIRIAYAYDRAFQFYYQANLDFLKDCGAELIAFSPLEDTTLPENIHGFYFCGGFPEVYAKEIEENQDMCVIIKQAIKDGIPTYAECGGLIYLAESIKSLDGQVFPMLGIIPGQIEMNKKLVNFGYCENEMLDDCFLGRKGEQFRGHEFHYSQWSGEGVAAIHRSVKKRKGQERDEGYCFNNVLASYVHCHFLSYPQRARHFLAKAQDFYKLQKNEG, encoded by the coding sequence ATGAGTATACCTCGAATCATGATTGGCGGAACGCACAGCGGCGTCGGAAAAACATCAGTCACACTGGCGATCATGGCTGGATTAATCAGGGCCGGCTTACGTGTCGGGGCTTATAAAGTAGGTCCTGATTATATTGATCCGAGTTATCACACGGTTGCGACTAACCGAGTATCGCATAACCTGGATGACTGGATGATGGGTAAAGACGCATGTCAGTGGTTGTTTGAGAAGACGTCCCAGGATTGTAACATCGCCGTTATCGAGGGTGTTATGGGTCTGTTTGACGGTGTATCACCAACAACCGATGAGGGTAGCAGCGCTGCCATAGCCAAATTGCTAAAGACGCCTGTTATTCTTGTCGTGGATGCTGGTAAAATGGCACGCTCAATAGCAGCCATGATCAAGGGCTATCAAACACTGGATCCGGATATCCATATTTGCGGTGTGATTCTAAATAAAGTTGCCGGGGAGAGTCATTTGGCTTTATTAACTGAGGCGGTTGAAGCATATAATCATATTCCGGTATTGGGTGCCCTCTTTAAGAATGAAGACATTATGATCCCGGAACGTCATCTTGGCCTGAAAACAGCCTCTGAAAATGAAGAACTGCATGATTGTTTAACACGACTGGAAGGGTGCTGCCAAAATATTGACCTCGATCAAATCATGATCCATGCAAAAACAGCACAAAAGGAATCATTATCTGTTAAGCCATTCAATATTATACCTGAAGCAACATTACCCCAGGAACCCATTCGTATTGCCTATGCTTATGACCGTGCATTTCAATTTTATTATCAGGCAAATCTGGATTTTTTAAAAGATTGTGGCGCCGAACTCATCGCGTTTAGTCCGCTTGAGGATACGACATTACCAGAAAATATACATGGGTTTTATTTTTGCGGTGGTTTTCCGGAAGTTTATGCTAAAGAAATTGAAGAAAACCAGGACATGTGTGTTATAATTAAACAGGCCATTAAAGATGGCATTCCCACGTATGCCGAATGCGGAGGGCTTATCTACCTGGCTGAATCCATAAAATCTTTAGACGGCCAAGTCTTCCCCATGCTTGGGATAATTCCCGGACAAATTGAAATGAACAAAAAACTTGTGAACTTTGGATATTGTGAAAATGAAATGCTTGATGATTGTTTCTTAGGTCGTAAGGGAGAACAATTTCGCGGACACGAATTTCACTATTCACAATGGAGTGGTGAAGGTGTTGCTGCCATCCATCGATCAGTCAAAAAAAGAAAGGGACAAGAGCGGGACGAAGGATATTGTTTTAATAATGTTCTGGCTAGTTATGTACACTGTCACTTCCTTTCGTACCCTCAAAGAGCAAGGCATTTTCTTGCAAAAGCACAAGACTTTTACAAATTACAAAAAAACGAGGGGTAG
- a CDS encoding TonB family protein, giving the protein MFKKNLIIAGSIALSLHAALILMSPDITSEPKVMFRKGESSLKITLVPSAASTASPKPINNTQKNVLKVEDKKLKGPMPLQKPEPVTVTKPVNKREKHVLRMEEKTLDSPKPVKNPKIPIEKQVKVEDDIVRKTKETAYSTQYFKSETKIKDQQRQKQKMTTDNSKEIIADVKAKGVTTGAMVENVFKPSYPSRCKRQGHEGSTLLEVTILSNGKRGNIEIIQSAGCESLDKAAINALKKAKYIPAKRIGVPFTAKKKIVFNFKLEDS; this is encoded by the coding sequence ATGTTTAAGAAAAATTTAATTATAGCCGGATCGATAGCTTTGTCGCTGCACGCAGCATTAATTTTGATGTCGCCAGATATCACATCTGAACCGAAGGTGATGTTCCGAAAGGGTGAATCCAGTCTTAAGATAACCCTCGTACCGTCAGCAGCATCAACTGCCTCCCCAAAACCTATAAATAATACACAAAAAAATGTCCTGAAGGTGGAAGACAAAAAACTAAAGGGACCCATGCCTTTACAAAAACCAGAACCCGTTACCGTAACAAAACCTGTTAACAAAAGAGAAAAACATGTCCTCAGGATGGAAGAAAAAACACTCGACAGCCCGAAACCCGTGAAAAATCCGAAAATACCGATAGAGAAGCAGGTAAAAGTTGAAGACGATATTGTGCGAAAAACGAAAGAGACAGCCTATAGTACTCAATACTTTAAATCTGAAACCAAGATCAAGGATCAACAGAGACAAAAACAGAAGATGACCACTGATAATTCCAAAGAGATAATAGCGGATGTTAAGGCAAAAGGTGTAACAACGGGAGCTATGGTTGAAAACGTCTTTAAACCATCTTACCCCTCTCGCTGCAAAAGGCAAGGTCATGAAGGATCGACTCTGTTGGAAGTGACAATTCTCAGTAATGGTAAGCGCGGAAACATAGAGATAATACAATCCGCTGGCTGTGAATCACTTGATAAAGCCGCCATTAACGCTTTAAAGAAAGCAAAATATATACCTGCAAAACGGATAGGTGTTCCTTTTACTGCCAAAAAGAAGATCGTGTTTAATTTTAAACTGGAGGATTCCTGA
- a CDS encoding cobalamin-binding protein, translating into MQNESFNNTIMNQNTHITLFFVFWFILTQCSLIAHAGPVNSGKTKTFMDDTSFSLQFDNPPQRIISVSPSATEMLGVIDADSMLVGVSLYSYYPPSVKNLPKVGSYVNPNIEQIISLTPDLVVMSFEGAPRSDVNHLRRLNINVAVLRSEKFSDIIKNINWLGEVLAHQKEAKEAVDNLETRYERIRSLVQGIPKPRAFYSIALNPITSVGAKSFINSLIHDAGGINITGDIDQAYPRLTIESVIAMSPDVLLFSSGMGNELDMENQMPFWKRWNNIPAVRDQRFVEVNHDIINRPGPRVVEALASIAQQFHPEKAESIQRIMDCGK; encoded by the coding sequence ATGCAAAATGAATCCTTCAACAATACAATTATGAATCAAAATACTCACATTACGCTGTTCTTTGTTTTCTGGTTTATTCTGACACAATGCAGTCTGATTGCGCATGCAGGGCCTGTAAATTCAGGAAAAACAAAAACCTTTATGGACGATACTTCCTTTTCTCTACAGTTTGATAATCCGCCTCAGCGAATTATTTCTGTTTCCCCGAGTGCAACAGAAATGTTAGGAGTTATTGATGCGGATTCAATGCTGGTAGGAGTTTCGCTGTATTCTTATTATCCTCCTTCTGTCAAAAACCTTCCAAAGGTGGGCAGTTATGTTAATCCCAATATTGAACAAATCATCTCCTTAACTCCTGATCTGGTTGTCATGTCCTTTGAGGGAGCGCCGAGGAGTGATGTAAATCATCTACGGAGGCTGAATATAAATGTCGCAGTCTTACGCAGTGAAAAATTTTCTGATATTATAAAAAACATTAACTGGCTCGGAGAGGTCTTAGCACATCAGAAAGAAGCAAAAGAAGCGGTGGATAATTTAGAGACCCGTTATGAACGAATTCGATCCCTGGTTCAGGGAATACCAAAGCCCCGTGCTTTTTATTCAATCGCCCTGAATCCCATAACATCCGTTGGGGCCAAAAGCTTTATTAACAGTCTGATTCATGATGCAGGAGGAATTAACATTACCGGGGATATCGATCAGGCATATCCCCGGTTAACCATAGAAAGTGTTATTGCCATGTCGCCGGATGTTCTGCTGTTTTCAAGCGGTATGGGCAATGAGCTTGACATGGAAAATCAGATGCCTTTCTGGAAGCGTTGGAATAATATCCCTGCCGTACGCGACCAGAGGTTCGTTGAAGTCAATCATGACATCATCAATCGTCCTGGTCCAAGAGTTGTCGAGGCACTGGCTTCAATAGCTCAACAATTTCATCCTGAAAAAGCAGAGTCGATTCAAAGGATTATGGATTGTGGAAAATGA
- a CDS encoding MotA/TolQ/ExbB proton channel family protein: MLNLILKGGPVMYPLLICSLISLTITIERIIFWSNETRRTDRKLLDQVFGEIEKGFYDKAIALGNTSKDYMIKIVCYALTHHKSSRINMLEMAAEDEIDRMKRGMAILDTIITMAPLLGILGTVTGIIVSFDFLGKAGVEDPKAVTGGIAQALITTAAGLTIALATIIPYNYFVVKLERAARNIEKCTTSFEIYHKEGRDEDKS; encoded by the coding sequence ATGCTGAATCTCATTCTAAAAGGTGGCCCGGTAATGTACCCGCTGCTGATTTGTTCACTTATCTCTCTTACAATCACTATTGAGCGAATTATCTTCTGGTCGAATGAAACAAGAAGGACAGACCGTAAACTGCTGGATCAGGTATTCGGTGAGATTGAAAAGGGGTTTTATGATAAAGCCATTGCTCTGGGTAATACATCAAAAGATTATATGATAAAAATAGTGTGTTATGCGCTTACACATCATAAATCTTCCAGGATAAACATGCTGGAAATGGCGGCAGAAGATGAGATAGACAGGATGAAACGGGGCATGGCAATCCTGGATACCATAATAACCATGGCACCCCTGCTCGGGATTCTGGGTACCGTTACCGGAATAATAGTGTCATTTGATTTTCTCGGAAAGGCCGGTGTAGAAGATCCGAAGGCCGTTACCGGAGGGATAGCCCAGGCACTGATTACTACCGCGGCTGGCCTGACTATAGCCCTTGCTACCATAATCCCATACAACTATTTTGTTGTCAAGCTGGAACGGGCTGCACGAAATATAGAAAAGTGTACAACAAGTTTCGAAATATATCATAAAGAGGGCAGAGATGAAGATAAATCTTAA
- a CDS encoding TonB-dependent receptor: MKNCLIVAFAALIALLPVIGYSESNTLTRENSESGKTGKDKNAPVEPETDDIQEIVVTATRTETPTSQLIDSVTTITEKQIEQQKARTVFETLRSVPGLSIQKSGGIGRTTSVSLRGSSADQVLVMIDGVQVNSPTTGSFDFANLTTDNLESIEVVRGPQSTLYGSDAMGGVINIITKKGKGKPQFSIRSEIGTPERTFNEAISSSGSIEDFHYSVDMARIDSDGRGADDDYDKWNMSARLGYKLNDKLQFDTSLRYNYSKVGIDDGPFMQDPNRLSKNQDMVITSLLTHSITNWWSHKLKFSYTASNLKSRDKPNSAASDPFGTSRFRLDTQIYTGDYQHTLRYKEINTFIFGFEFEDQEADNRSVDPALVNRGWYVQNQLKLWDRFFFNAGVRVDDNNTYGKAVNPKFSVAYHLKETDTKFKANYGKGFRGPTLNELFFPDFGDPTLDPEESESYDFGFEQYLLEDRLFFGVTYFNNRYSNLIQAVDTGGFIFRARNIGMVRTEGVEAEIVIKPFEGLTMRGTFTRLHTRDELKKELIRQPSKQGSVTINYSFLDKFNLNIDNTIVGNSREGRNGGGIKPPGRPVIRTNDGYFKLDVAFTYQHSRHFQLYSRIENMANQKFDEVLGFRSPGARFFLGVKLSL; the protein is encoded by the coding sequence ATGAAAAATTGTTTAATCGTAGCATTTGCAGCACTGATTGCACTCCTGCCAGTTATCGGCTATTCAGAGAGTAATACTCTTACCAGAGAAAATAGTGAGAGTGGAAAAACAGGAAAGGATAAAAATGCTCCCGTAGAACCTGAGACAGATGATATCCAGGAAATCGTAGTAACAGCAACAAGGACGGAAACACCCACGAGTCAGTTGATAGATTCAGTTACCACGATTACCGAGAAACAGATTGAACAACAGAAGGCGAGAACCGTTTTTGAAACCCTTCGCAGTGTACCGGGATTGAGCATACAAAAGTCCGGAGGCATCGGGAGAACAACAAGTGTATCATTACGTGGTTCCAGTGCTGATCAGGTTCTGGTCATGATTGATGGTGTCCAGGTGAACAGCCCCACCACAGGATCTTTCGATTTTGCAAACCTGACCACTGACAACCTGGAAAGCATAGAGGTCGTAAGGGGCCCGCAAAGTACTCTGTACGGCTCCGATGCAATGGGTGGTGTAATAAACATCATTACGAAAAAAGGGAAGGGAAAACCACAGTTCAGTATACGATCAGAAATTGGGACACCGGAGAGAACTTTTAATGAAGCAATCAGCTCAAGCGGCAGTATCGAAGACTTTCATTATTCCGTAGATATGGCAAGGATTGACAGCGATGGCCGCGGTGCTGACGACGATTATGACAAGTGGAACATGTCCGCAAGACTTGGATACAAACTCAACGACAAGTTACAGTTTGATACAAGCTTACGATACAATTACTCCAAGGTGGGTATCGACGACGGACCTTTCATGCAGGACCCCAACAGGTTATCCAAAAATCAGGACATGGTAATTACTTCTCTCCTGACCCATTCGATAACAAACTGGTGGAGCCATAAACTGAAATTTTCCTATACCGCTTCAAACCTGAAAAGCAGGGACAAGCCGAATTCCGCTGCTTCAGACCCATTTGGCACTTCGAGATTCCGGCTCGATACCCAGATCTATACCGGAGATTATCAGCACACCCTGAGGTATAAGGAGATCAACACCTTCATATTTGGCTTTGAATTTGAAGACCAGGAGGCAGACAATCGAAGCGTTGATCCAGCCCTGGTCAACAGAGGCTGGTACGTTCAGAATCAATTGAAACTATGGGATAGATTCTTCTTCAATGCCGGAGTGAGAGTTGATGACAACAACACCTATGGAAAGGCCGTGAATCCCAAATTTTCCGTTGCCTATCATCTCAAGGAAACAGATACAAAATTCAAGGCCAATTACGGGAAAGGGTTCAGGGGACCGACTCTCAATGAGTTGTTTTTCCCCGATTTCGGTGACCCGACTCTGGATCCGGAGGAGAGTGAGAGCTATGATTTTGGTTTTGAGCAATACCTGCTTGAGGACAGGCTCTTTTTTGGCGTAACCTATTTTAATAACAGATATTCAAACCTTATTCAGGCAGTCGATACCGGCGGATTTATCTTCAGGGCACGAAATATCGGTATGGTCAGGACCGAAGGTGTAGAGGCAGAAATCGTAATTAAACCCTTTGAGGGGCTAACCATGAGGGGTACGTTTACGAGGTTACATACCAGAGATGAGTTGAAAAAGGAGTTGATCAGGCAGCCAAGCAAGCAGGGTTCCGTTACTATTAATTATAGCTTTTTAGATAAATTTAACCTTAACATTGATAATACCATTGTCGGAAATTCAAGAGAGGGGAGAAACGGTGGAGGCATCAAACCACCTGGAAGGCCTGTTATCAGGACTAACGACGGCTATTTCAAACTTGACGTAGCATTTACTTATCAGCATTCAAGACATTTTCAATTATATTCCAGGATTGAAAACATGGCGAATCAGAAATTCGATGAGGTATTAGGCTTCAGGTCACCAGGGGCAAGGTTCTTTCTTGGAGTAAAACTTAGCCTATAA
- a CDS encoding adenosylcobinamide amidohydrolase: protein MLIGIHDGFEIHRKEKIICVNFLVQHRVISTCGVNGGLRDDLEGIANHQLCEPLGHDRKGLKVIAESPFDYLRSVCEKYGLSPEKRALLGTAANMNFAAVEPLEYRGLKVVAISTGGVKTNAGRAGDPANRYEKDGKFISTQGEVDEPRGTINTIVIMNKELTHGAMVGSLVTASEAKAAALQELAVNSRYSSRLATGTGTDQIGIASRLTGEIPLTSAGKHTKLGELLGLTVQKSIKKTLALQDSLTPQSQRSAKIHLERFGIDTKSMKEKICTLLNEEKSKLLEKNFATINRDPVTVAATSALVHLRDKIEWGILPENCLPEIFSSYGAQLSASISGKFERIDYYRERLSHEHMGISSHTFTNFICKSFALGFNEKWE from the coding sequence ATGTTAATAGGAATACATGACGGGTTTGAAATACACCGCAAAGAAAAAATTATCTGTGTCAACTTTCTTGTTCAACACAGGGTGATTTCTACGTGCGGAGTAAACGGAGGATTACGTGACGATCTGGAGGGTATCGCTAATCATCAATTATGCGAGCCTCTGGGGCACGATAGAAAAGGATTGAAGGTTATAGCCGAAAGTCCTTTTGATTATTTAAGGTCGGTTTGTGAAAAATACGGACTCTCTCCTGAAAAAAGGGCGCTCCTTGGCACTGCTGCAAACATGAACTTCGCTGCAGTGGAACCGCTGGAATATCGAGGCCTTAAGGTAGTGGCGATAAGTACGGGAGGTGTGAAAACAAACGCCGGCAGAGCCGGTGACCCTGCAAATAGGTATGAAAAGGACGGTAAATTTATTAGTACACAAGGTGAAGTTGATGAACCTCGTGGGACAATAAACACAATAGTTATTATGAATAAAGAACTCACGCATGGAGCTATGGTCGGGTCGCTTGTTACCGCCTCCGAGGCAAAAGCCGCAGCTCTTCAGGAACTTGCTGTTAATTCCCGTTATTCATCCAGGCTAGCTACCGGAACGGGAACCGATCAGATTGGCATTGCGTCAAGGCTGACCGGAGAAATTCCCCTGACCAGCGCAGGTAAGCACACGAAGTTAGGTGAACTCCTGGGTTTGACGGTACAAAAGTCCATAAAAAAAACCCTGGCATTACAGGATTCTCTCACCCCTCAGAGTCAGCGCTCAGCCAAAATTCATCTAGAACGATTCGGAATTGATACAAAATCAATGAAGGAAAAAATCTGCACTCTTCTGAATGAAGAAAAGTCTAAACTGCTTGAAAAGAATTTTGCAACTATTAACCGTGATCCCGTTACTGTCGCCGCAACTTCCGCACTTGTTCACTTGCGTGATAAAATAGAGTGGGGAATCTTACCGGAAAACTGTCTACCCGAAATCTTTTCGTCCTATGGGGCACAGCTCAGTGCATCCATTTCAGGAAAGTTTGAGAGGATAGACTATTATCGGGAACGTCTTTCTCATGAACACATGGGAATCAGCAGTCATACGTTCACTAACTTCATTTGTAAATCATTCGCTCTGGGGTTTAATGAAAAATGGGAATAA
- a CDS encoding biopolymer transporter ExbD, which produces MKINLNLRRKGPRIEMIPLIDVVFLLLVFFIYAMLSMVVHRGFKVDLPQATTAEIDKEDYASITVDKDNRVLLDKEEILIENLSEEVKTKIKKGVKIFINGDKEADLGVVINVLDILRRDEIQEVYFETQAVEYK; this is translated from the coding sequence ATGAAGATAAATCTTAATCTGAGAAGAAAGGGGCCCAGGATAGAGATGATACCACTGATTGATGTCGTCTTTCTCCTACTGGTCTTTTTTATCTATGCAATGCTTTCCATGGTAGTGCATCGCGGATTTAAAGTGGATCTTCCGCAGGCGACAACGGCGGAGATAGACAAGGAAGATTATGCTTCAATTACCGTAGATAAGGATAACAGGGTACTTCTTGACAAGGAAGAGATCCTGATCGAGAACCTTTCTGAAGAAGTAAAGACAAAGATTAAGAAGGGTGTTAAGATATTTATTAATGGTGATAAAGAAGCCGACCTCGGAGTCGTAATAAACGTACTTGATATCTTGAGAAGGGACGAGATACAGGAAGTGTACTTTGAGACACAAGCTGTTGAGTATAAATAA
- a CDS encoding diphthine--ammonia ligase codes for MNNQKFSFACSFSGGKDSCLAIYRAIQAGGDAKKLITMFAEGGERSRSHGLPLSVVTAQSQAMNIPLLTQATSWNDYEKHFTAALTSVKKEGVKHIVFGDIDLPEHRDWEERTCCGVGLHPFLPLWREERRSLLREFIELGFCAMIIAVKENILPASLLGKTLSRTVIEEIERQGVDACGEEGEYHTLVYDGPLFQSTLQFTQGEVVLRDGYWFLDLHVHNKHITPPRISWNC; via the coding sequence ATGAATAATCAAAAATTTTCTTTTGCCTGTTCATTTAGCGGCGGTAAAGATTCATGTCTTGCCATATACCGTGCTATACAGGCTGGGGGTGACGCAAAAAAACTCATTACAATGTTTGCTGAGGGTGGCGAGCGTAGTCGTTCTCATGGTTTACCCCTCTCTGTAGTGACTGCGCAATCACAAGCCATGAACATACCTTTGCTCACACAGGCAACATCGTGGAATGATTACGAAAAGCACTTCACCGCCGCTTTAACATCTGTAAAGAAAGAAGGCGTAAAGCACATTGTTTTCGGTGATATCGATTTACCGGAACACCGCGATTGGGAAGAACGTACCTGTTGTGGAGTAGGGCTGCACCCTTTTCTTCCCTTGTGGCGAGAAGAGAGAAGATCACTCCTGAGAGAATTTATTGAACTTGGGTTTTGTGCCATGATCATTGCCGTTAAAGAGAATATTTTGCCGGCATCTTTACTTGGTAAAACACTCTCGCGCACAGTGATTGAAGAAATTGAACGCCAGGGTGTGGATGCATGTGGCGAAGAAGGAGAGTACCATACGCTTGTATATGACGGTCCCCTTTTTCAGTCAACACTGCAGTTTACACAGGGAGAAGTGGTGCTTCGAGATGGTTATTGGTTTTTGGATCTCCACGTACACAATAAACATATAACCCCTCCGCGAATATCGTGGAATTGTTAA